The Mixta hanseatica genome includes a region encoding these proteins:
- the ydiK gene encoding AI-2E family transporter YdiK: protein MRKLQQDMDLTQILFSLMFILLMIVACFWVVQPFILGFAWAAMVVIATWPLMIKLQGLLWGRRTLAIIVMTLILLLLFIIPVALLVNSLIDNTGPVIAWATSGNLHPPQLTWLNEVPMVGNKLYNSYHLLLDGGGSAVMAKVQPYVGRTTGFFVAQAGHFGRFLLHLGLMLLFSVLLYWRGEQVGDGIRHFAFRLAGRRGDASVLLAGQAIRAVALGVVVTALVQGVLGGIGLAVAGIPYATLLTVLMILFCLVQAGPLPVLIPAVIWLYWSGDTTWGTVLLVWSCVVGTLDNVLRPVLIRMGADLPMILILSGVIGGLVAFGMIGLFIGPVVLAVSYRLVSVWMHEAPMPQEDPEDVVEELAEHEEEVKQNSASH from the coding sequence ATGAGAAAACTGCAACAGGATATGGATTTAACGCAAATCCTCTTCTCTTTGATGTTCATCCTGCTGATGATTGTTGCCTGCTTCTGGGTAGTGCAGCCATTTATTTTAGGATTTGCCTGGGCAGCAATGGTGGTGATTGCCACCTGGCCGCTGATGATTAAGCTGCAGGGCCTGCTTTGGGGACGACGTACGCTGGCGATTATCGTCATGACGCTGATCCTGCTGCTGCTGTTTATTATTCCCGTCGCACTGCTGGTCAATAGCCTGATCGACAATACCGGACCGGTTATCGCCTGGGCGACGTCCGGCAACCTGCATCCGCCACAGCTGACCTGGCTGAATGAGGTACCGATGGTCGGCAACAAGCTGTACAACAGTTATCACCTGCTGCTGGATGGCGGCGGCAGCGCCGTGATGGCGAAAGTGCAGCCCTACGTCGGGCGCACCACCGGCTTTTTTGTCGCTCAGGCGGGCCATTTCGGTCGTTTTCTACTGCACCTGGGGCTGATGCTGCTGTTCAGCGTGCTGCTTTACTGGCGCGGTGAGCAGGTTGGCGATGGGATACGTCACTTCGCTTTCCGTCTGGCGGGACGTCGGGGCGATGCCTCGGTGCTGCTGGCCGGGCAGGCGATTCGCGCGGTCGCGCTGGGCGTAGTGGTTACCGCGCTGGTGCAGGGCGTGCTGGGCGGAATTGGCCTCGCCGTGGCCGGCATCCCTTACGCTACGCTGTTGACAGTGCTGATGATTCTGTTCTGTCTGGTGCAGGCGGGTCCGTTACCGGTATTGATTCCGGCGGTTATCTGGCTTTACTGGAGCGGCGATACAACCTGGGGCACCGTGCTGCTGGTATGGAGCTGCGTCGTCGGTACGCTGGATAATGTGCTGCGTCCGGTGTTGATACGTATGGGCGCCGATTTACCGATGATATTGATCCTCTCGGGGGTTATCGGCGGCCTGGTGGCTTTTGGTATGATTGGCCTGTTTATTGGACCGGTTGTGCTGGCGGTCTCTTATCGTTTGGTCTCAGTCTGGATGCATGAAGCGCCGATGCCGCAAGAGGATCCTGAAGATGTTGTTGAGGAACTGGCGGAACATGAAGAAGAAGTAAAGCAAAATAGCGCCTCACATTAA
- the ydiJ gene encoding D-2-hydroxyglutarate dehydrogenase YdiJ: MIPQISQAPGLVQLVLSFLDTLKQQGFTGDTATSYADRLTMSTDNSIYQLLPDAVLFPRSTADVALLARVAAMPQFSRLIFTPRGGGTGTNGQSLNQGIVVDMSRYMNRILDINPEQGWVRVEAGVVKDQLNAFLKPYGYFFSPELSTSNRATLGGMINTDASGQGSLVYGKTSDHVLGLRAVVLGGDIIDTRAMPVALAEQLAAGQTPEGRIYHTVLSRCREQRALINEKFPPLNRFLTGYDLRHVFSDDLQTFDLTRILCGAEGTLAFISEARLNITPLPAVRRLVNIKYDSFDSALRNAPLMVEANALSVETVDSKVLNLAREDIVWHSVRELITDVPGKEMLGINIVEFAGDDAPLIDSQVTALCQRLDALMAQQQGGIIGYQLCNDIDAIERIYNMRKKAVGLLGNAKGRAKPIPFVEDTAVPPERLADYITEFRALLDNHGLNYGMFGHVDAGVLHVRPALDMCDPQQEMLMKQISDEVVALTARYGGLLWGEHGKGFRAQYSPAFFGDTLYEELRRIKAAFDPANRLNPGKICTPYGVDEPMMQVDGVKRGYYDRQIPLVVRNEWRGAMECNGNGLCFNFDVRSPMCPSMKITRDRIHSPKGRATLTREWLRLLAEKGVDPLTLERQIPESAISLRGLITRTRNSWYARKGEYDFSHEVKEAMSGCLACKACSTQCPIKIDVPAFRSRFLQLYHTRYLRPLSDHLVAAVESYAPMMARAPRAFNFFLRQPWLRNLSQRHIGMVDLPLLSSPTLKQQLAGHTAATTTLEQLERLDAAQREKTVLVVQDPFTSYYEAQVVADFVRLVEKLGYQPVLLPFSPNGKAQHIKGFLKRFARTAQKTADFLNRLAQLGMPMVGVDPALVLCYRDEYQQTLGDKRGDFHVQLVHEWLHQALSSRAIQPLAGEAWYLFAHCTEVTTLPATPHQWAAIFARFGARLENINVGCCGMAGTYGHEAKNLNNSLGIYELSWHPQLQKLPRQRCLATGYSCRSQVKRIEGNGMRHPLQAILELI, translated from the coding sequence ATGATCCCACAGATTTCTCAGGCGCCAGGCCTTGTGCAACTGGTGCTGTCATTTTTGGACACGCTTAAACAACAAGGTTTCACCGGCGATACGGCCACCAGCTATGCCGATCGTCTTACCATGTCGACCGATAACAGCATTTATCAGCTGTTGCCGGATGCGGTGCTTTTTCCCCGCTCAACGGCGGATGTCGCGCTGCTGGCCCGGGTGGCGGCAATGCCGCAGTTTTCCCGTCTGATCTTTACCCCGCGCGGCGGCGGCACCGGCACTAACGGGCAGTCGCTTAATCAGGGCATCGTGGTCGATATGTCGCGCTATATGAACCGTATCCTGGACATCAACCCGGAGCAGGGCTGGGTGCGGGTGGAAGCGGGCGTAGTAAAAGATCAGCTCAATGCCTTTCTTAAGCCTTACGGCTACTTTTTCTCGCCGGAGTTATCAACCAGCAACCGCGCCACGCTGGGCGGCATGATCAACACCGATGCTTCCGGGCAGGGCTCGCTGGTTTACGGCAAAACCTCCGACCATGTACTGGGTCTGCGGGCGGTGGTGCTGGGCGGCGATATTATCGACACCCGCGCCATGCCGGTAGCGCTGGCAGAGCAGCTGGCCGCCGGGCAGACGCCGGAAGGGCGCATTTATCACACCGTGCTGTCACGCTGCCGCGAGCAGCGCGCGCTGATTAACGAAAAATTCCCGCCGCTGAACCGCTTCCTGACCGGCTACGATTTACGTCATGTGTTCAGCGACGATCTGCAGACGTTCGATTTAACCCGCATTCTGTGCGGAGCGGAAGGCACGCTGGCTTTTATCAGCGAAGCGCGGCTGAATATTACGCCGCTGCCGGCGGTGCGCCGTTTGGTGAACATCAAATATGACTCGTTTGATTCAGCGCTGCGTAACGCGCCGCTGATGGTAGAAGCCAACGCGCTGTCGGTAGAGACCGTCGATTCAAAAGTGTTGAATCTGGCGCGTGAAGATATCGTCTGGCATTCGGTGCGCGAGCTGATTACCGATGTGCCAGGCAAAGAGATGCTGGGCATTAACATTGTGGAGTTCGCCGGTGACGATGCGCCGCTGATCGACAGCCAGGTGACGGCCCTGTGCCAGCGTCTCGATGCGTTGATGGCGCAGCAGCAGGGCGGGATCATCGGCTATCAGCTATGTAACGATATCGACGCTATCGAGCGCATCTACAATATGCGTAAAAAGGCGGTCGGCCTGCTGGGCAATGCTAAAGGACGCGCCAAGCCGATTCCCTTTGTCGAGGATACCGCAGTGCCGCCGGAGCGGCTGGCGGACTACATTACCGAGTTTCGCGCGCTACTGGATAACCATGGCCTGAACTACGGTATGTTCGGCCATGTAGATGCCGGCGTGCTGCACGTGCGCCCGGCGCTGGATATGTGTGATCCGCAGCAGGAGATGCTGATGAAGCAGATCTCCGATGAAGTGGTAGCGCTGACGGCGCGCTACGGCGGGCTGCTGTGGGGCGAACATGGCAAAGGGTTCCGGGCGCAATACAGCCCCGCCTTTTTTGGCGACACGCTGTATGAGGAGCTGCGCCGGATCAAAGCGGCGTTCGATCCCGCCAATCGCCTGAACCCCGGCAAAATCTGTACGCCGTACGGCGTGGATGAGCCGATGATGCAGGTTGATGGCGTTAAGCGCGGCTATTATGACCGCCAGATCCCGCTGGTGGTGCGCAATGAGTGGCGCGGCGCAATGGAGTGCAATGGCAATGGCCTGTGCTTTAATTTCGACGTGCGTAGTCCGATGTGCCCCTCGATGAAAATTACCCGCGATCGTATCCACTCCCCGAAAGGGCGCGCCACGCTGACGCGCGAATGGCTGCGTCTGCTGGCGGAAAAAGGGGTTGATCCGTTGACGCTGGAGCGGCAGATCCCGGAATCCGCCATTAGCCTGCGCGGCTTAATCACCCGCACCCGCAACAGCTGGTATGCACGCAAAGGCGAATATGACTTTTCGCATGAAGTGAAAGAGGCGATGTCGGGCTGTCTCGCTTGCAAAGCCTGCTCGACGCAGTGTCCGATTAAAATTGATGTTCCGGCGTTCCGCTCGCGCTTTTTGCAGCTCTATCACACACGTTATCTACGACCGCTCAGCGACCATCTGGTGGCGGCGGTAGAGAGCTATGCGCCAATGATGGCGCGCGCGCCGCGCGCTTTTAACTTCTTCCTGCGTCAGCCCTGGTTGCGTAACCTGAGCCAGCGTCATATCGGCATGGTCGACCTGCCGCTGCTCTCTTCGCCCACGCTTAAACAGCAGCTGGCGGGCCATACCGCAGCTACCACCACGCTGGAGCAGCTGGAGCGACTGGACGCCGCGCAACGTGAAAAAACGGTGCTGGTGGTGCAGGATCCCTTTACCAGCTATTACGAAGCGCAGGTGGTGGCGGACTTTGTGCGCCTGGTTGAAAAGCTGGGATATCAGCCGGTGCTGCTGCCGTTTTCGCCCAATGGCAAAGCGCAGCATATTAAAGGCTTCCTGAAACGCTTTGCCCGTACCGCGCAAAAAACCGCCGATTTCCTCAACCGGCTGGCGCAGCTGGGGATGCCGATGGTGGGCGTCGATCCGGCACTGGTGCTCTGCTATCGCGATGAGTATCAGCAGACGCTGGGCGATAAACGCGGCGACTTCCATGTTCAGCTGGTGCATGAATGGCTGCATCAGGCGCTGTCGTCACGCGCGATTCAGCCGCTGGCCGGGGAAGCCTGGTATCTGTTCGCCCACTGTACGGAAGTGACCACGCTGCCCGCCACGCCGCATCAGTGGGCCGCTATTTTCGCGCGTTTCGGCGCCCGGCTGGAAAACATCAATGTCGGCTGCTGCGGCATGGCGGGAACCTACGGCCATGAGGCGAAAAACCTGAATAATTCGCTGGGGATTTATGAGCTCTCCTGGCATCCGCAGTTGCAAAAACTGCCGCGGCAACGCTGCCTGGCCACCGGCTACTCCTGCCGTAGCCAGGTGAAGCGTATCGAAGGCAACGGGATGCGACATCCGCTGCAGGCGATACTGGAGCTTATTTGA
- a CDS encoding hotdog fold thioesterase, protein MAIWKRQATLAQLNARGEGCLVGHLGIRFTAMYDDGLEATMPVDARTRQPFGLLHGGASAVLAETLGSMAGYLCTEEDQRLVGLEINANHLRAVRAGEVRGRCRPLHLGRAHQVWQIEIYDQQDRLCCSSRLTTAVRSGVDGG, encoded by the coding sequence ATGGCGATCTGGAAACGACAGGCAACTCTGGCGCAGCTGAACGCGCGCGGCGAAGGCTGTTTGGTTGGACATTTAGGCATCCGCTTTACGGCGATGTATGATGACGGATTGGAAGCCACCATGCCGGTTGATGCCCGCACGCGCCAGCCGTTTGGTCTGCTGCACGGCGGCGCGTCCGCAGTGCTGGCGGAAACCTTAGGCTCGATGGCCGGATATCTCTGCACCGAGGAAGATCAGAGGCTGGTTGGCCTGGAGATTAACGCCAACCATCTGCGGGCAGTTCGTGCAGGCGAGGTGCGGGGCCGCTGCCGGCCGCTACATCTTGGGCGTGCGCATCAGGTGTGGCAGATAGAGATTTATGATCAGCAAGACCGTCTTTGCTGCAGTTCACGGTTGACCACGGCGGTGAGGTCCGGCGTGGACGGCGGCTGA
- the sufA gene encoding Fe-S cluster assembly scaffold SufA yields MQSANPASFSPDEFIWKGLTLTDSAAQQIKALAANDPHVLGLRLGVKQSGCAGFGYTMDLVKEPAADDLLFTHQGATLYVPLQAMPFIDGTQVDFVREGLNQVFKFNNPKAQHACGCGESFGVE; encoded by the coding sequence ATGCAATCTGCAAATCCGGCCTCTTTCTCTCCAGATGAGTTTATCTGGAAGGGTTTGACCCTTACTGACAGCGCAGCGCAGCAAATTAAAGCGCTTGCCGCTAACGATCCGCATGTTTTAGGACTGCGGCTGGGCGTAAAACAGTCCGGCTGCGCGGGTTTCGGCTATACCATGGACCTGGTGAAAGAGCCAGCAGCTGACGATCTGCTGTTTACTCATCAGGGCGCAACGCTGTACGTGCCGCTTCAGGCGATGCCCTTTATTGATGGTACGCAGGTAGATTTCGTTCGCGAAGGTCTGAATCAGGTATTTAAATTTAATAATCCTAAAGCTCAACACGCCTGCGGTTGTGGTGAGAGCTTTGGCGTTGAGTAA
- the sufB gene encoding Fe-S cluster assembly protein SufB, with protein MSRNSEASDDVQIWEGGRKNYKEGFFTQLQTDELAHGISEEVVRAISAKRNEPEWMLEFRLKAYEAWLQMEEPHWLKAHYDKLDYQDYSYYSAPSCGNCDDSCASEPGALQSSGGQASSSYLTQEVENAFEQLGVPVREGKEVAVDAIFDSVSVATTYRHKLAEQGIIFCSFGEAIQEHPELVKKYLGTVVPHNDNFFAALNSAVASDGTFVYIPKGVRCPMELSTYFRINAAKTGQFERTILVADEESYVSYIEGCSAPVRDSYQLHAAVVEVIIHKNAEVKYSTVQNWFPGGEGEGGILNFVTKRALCEGEGSKMSWTQSETGSAITWKYPSVILRGDNSIGEFYSVALTSGRQQADTGTKMIHIGKNTKSTIISKGISAGKSQNTYRGLVKIMPTATNARNFTQCDSMLIGPDCGAHTFPYVETRNNTAQLEHEATTSRIGEDQLFYCLQRGISEEDAISMIVNGFCKDVFSELPLEFAVEAQKLLAISLEHSVG; from the coding sequence ATGTCCCGAAACAGTGAAGCATCAGATGACGTACAAATCTGGGAAGGCGGCCGCAAAAATTATAAAGAAGGCTTCTTTACCCAACTGCAAACCGATGAGCTGGCGCACGGCATCAGCGAAGAGGTAGTGCGCGCGATTTCCGCCAAGCGTAACGAGCCAGAGTGGATGCTGGAGTTCCGTCTGAAAGCCTATGAAGCCTGGCTGCAGATGGAAGAGCCGCACTGGCTGAAAGCCCATTACGATAAGCTCGATTATCAGGATTACAGCTACTATTCGGCTCCTTCCTGCGGCAACTGCGATGACAGCTGCGCCTCAGAGCCGGGCGCGCTGCAATCTTCCGGCGGCCAGGCCAGCAGTAGCTACCTGACGCAGGAAGTGGAAAACGCCTTTGAGCAGCTTGGCGTACCGGTACGTGAAGGGAAAGAGGTGGCGGTGGACGCCATTTTCGATTCGGTATCGGTAGCCACCACCTATCGCCATAAACTGGCGGAGCAGGGCATTATTTTCTGCTCATTTGGCGAAGCTATTCAGGAACATCCGGAGCTGGTGAAGAAATATCTCGGTACCGTGGTGCCACACAACGATAACTTCTTTGCCGCGCTGAACTCGGCGGTCGCGTCCGACGGCACCTTCGTCTATATCCCGAAAGGGGTGCGCTGTCCAATGGAGCTTTCTACCTATTTCCGCATCAACGCGGCGAAAACCGGCCAGTTTGAGCGCACTATCCTGGTGGCCGATGAGGAGAGCTACGTCAGCTATATCGAAGGCTGCTCCGCGCCGGTCCGTGACAGCTATCAGCTGCATGCCGCCGTGGTAGAAGTGATCATCCATAAAAACGCCGAAGTGAAATACTCCACGGTGCAGAACTGGTTCCCGGGCGGCGAAGGCGAAGGCGGTATTCTGAACTTCGTGACCAAGCGCGCGCTGTGTGAAGGCGAGGGCAGTAAAATGTCCTGGACACAATCGGAAACCGGCTCGGCGATTACCTGGAAATATCCCAGCGTAATCCTGCGCGGCGATAACTCGATTGGCGAGTTTTATTCCGTCGCCCTGACCAGCGGCCGCCAGCAGGCGGATACCGGCACTAAGATGATCCATATTGGTAAAAACACCAAATCGACCATCATCTCGAAAGGGATTTCCGCCGGGAAAAGCCAGAACACCTATCGCGGCCTGGTGAAGATTATGCCGACGGCCACTAACGCGCGTAACTTTACCCAGTGCGATTCGATGTTGATCGGACCGGACTGCGGCGCGCATACCTTCCCGTATGTTGAAACACGCAACAATACCGCGCAGCTGGAGCATGAGGCGACCACTTCGCGCATCGGCGAAGATCAGCTGTTCTACTGCCTGCAACGCGGCATCAGCGAGGAAGATGCGATCTCAATGATCGTTAACGGCTTCTGTAAAGATGTCTTCTCTGAGCTGCCGCTGGAATTTGCCGTTGAGGCACAAAAGCTGTTGGCCATTAGTCTGGAACACAGCGTTGGTTAA
- the sufC gene encoding Fe-S cluster assembly ATPase SufC, whose translation MLSIKDLQVSIEDKAILRGLDLEIKPGEVHAIMGPNGSGKSTLSATLAGREEYEVVGGSATFKGKDLLELSPEDRAGEGIFMAFQYPVEIPGVSNQFFLQTAVNAVRKYRQQEELDRFDFQDFIEEKIDLLKMPEDLLTRSVNVGFSGGEKKRNDILQMAALEPDLCILDETDSGLDIDALKIVSNGVNSLRDGKRAFIIVTHYQRILDYIKPDFVHVLYQGKIVKSGDFTLVKQLEEQGYGWLTDQE comes from the coding sequence ATGTTAAGCATTAAAGATTTACAGGTAAGCATTGAAGATAAGGCCATCCTGCGCGGACTGGATCTGGAAATAAAGCCGGGCGAAGTCCATGCAATCATGGGGCCGAACGGCTCCGGTAAAAGTACGCTTTCCGCCACGCTGGCGGGCCGCGAAGAGTATGAAGTGGTGGGCGGTTCCGCCACCTTTAAAGGCAAAGACCTGCTGGAACTGTCGCCGGAAGATCGCGCCGGCGAAGGCATCTTCATGGCTTTCCAGTACCCGGTAGAAATCCCCGGCGTCAGCAACCAGTTTTTCCTGCAAACCGCCGTTAACGCGGTACGTAAATACCGTCAGCAGGAAGAGCTGGATCGCTTCGATTTCCAGGACTTTATCGAAGAAAAAATCGACCTGCTGAAAATGCCGGAAGATCTGCTGACCCGCTCAGTGAATGTCGGCTTTTCCGGCGGCGAGAAGAAACGTAACGATATTCTGCAGATGGCGGCGCTGGAGCCGGATCTCTGCATCCTTGATGAAACCGACTCCGGTCTGGATATCGATGCGCTGAAAATTGTCTCCAACGGCGTGAACTCGCTGCGCGACGGCAAGCGCGCCTTTATCATCGTGACGCACTATCAGCGCATTCTGGACTACATCAAGCCGGACTTCGTGCATGTGCTGTATCAGGGTAAAATTGTGAAATCTGGCGACTTTACGCTGGTGAAACAGCTGGAGGAGCAAGGCTATGGCTGGCTTACCGACCAGGAGTGA
- the sufD gene encoding Fe-S cluster assembly protein SufD, which translates to MAGLPTRSDNALQQWHHLFESRGDVRSLQAQQHWQQLMRLGLPTRKHENWKYTPLDELLSQQFVLPDAPALTPEDVARLALPLDAVRLVFVDGQFNAGLSDTQFDRFEVQVASAAERRNLDAPVQPEVFLHLTESLAEQATTLRLPRGKAAERPLYLLHISSGRAEQQLNTVHYRHHLQIEAGAEAQVIEHYVSLNAQPHFTGARLTMMVGDNAQLTHTKLSFENAGSYHFAHNDIITGRDARVSSHSFLLGAGLSRHNTSAQLNGENSDLSINSLVLPVDKEVCDTRTYLEHNKGYCQSRQLHKTIVRDRARAVFNGMIKVAQHALKTDGQMTNNNLLLGRLAEVDTKPQLEIYADDVKCSHGATVGRIDEEQMFYLRARGISEEAAQRMIVYAFAAELTEAIDDETLKACVLERIAQRFPGGIQ; encoded by the coding sequence ATGGCTGGCTTACCGACCAGGAGTGACAACGCGCTGCAGCAGTGGCATCACCTGTTTGAATCGCGCGGCGACGTGCGTTCCCTGCAGGCGCAGCAACACTGGCAGCAGTTGATGCGGCTCGGCTTGCCGACCCGCAAACATGAAAACTGGAAATATACGCCGCTGGACGAGCTGCTCAGCCAGCAATTTGTGCTGCCTGACGCGCCGGCCCTGACGCCTGAAGACGTAGCGCGTCTGGCGCTGCCGCTTGACGCGGTGCGCCTGGTATTTGTTGACGGCCAATTTAACGCCGGGCTGAGCGATACCCAGTTCGATCGCTTTGAAGTGCAGGTAGCCAGCGCGGCAGAAAGACGCAACCTTGACGCGCCTGTGCAGCCGGAAGTGTTTTTGCATCTGACGGAAAGCCTCGCCGAGCAGGCGACTACCCTGCGTTTGCCGCGCGGCAAAGCCGCTGAGCGTCCGCTTTATTTGCTGCATATCAGCAGCGGACGGGCGGAACAGCAGCTGAATACGGTGCACTATCGTCATCATCTGCAAATTGAAGCAGGTGCTGAAGCGCAGGTTATTGAGCATTACGTTAGCCTGAACGCGCAGCCGCACTTTACCGGCGCTCGTCTGACCATGATGGTCGGCGACAATGCGCAGCTGACCCATACCAAACTTTCGTTTGAGAATGCCGGCAGCTATCACTTCGCGCATAACGATATTATTACCGGTCGCGACGCGCGCGTTAGCAGCCACAGCTTCCTGCTGGGCGCGGGTCTGAGCCGTCACAATACCAGCGCTCAGCTGAACGGTGAAAACAGCGATCTGTCGATCAACAGCCTGGTGCTGCCGGTAGATAAAGAAGTGTGCGACACCCGCACTTATCTGGAGCACAATAAAGGCTACTGCCAGAGCCGTCAGCTGCACAAGACTATCGTGCGCGATCGCGCTCGTGCGGTATTTAACGGCATGATCAAAGTGGCGCAGCACGCGCTGAAAACCGATGGTCAGATGACCAACAACAATCTGTTGTTGGGACGCCTGGCCGAAGTGGACACTAAACCACAGCTGGAAATCTATGCTGATGACGTGAAGTGCAGCCACGGCGCCACGGTTGGACGTATCGATGAAGAGCAGATGTTCTATCTGCGTGCGCGTGGTATCAGCGAAGAGGCCGCGCAGCGCATGATCGTCTACGCCTTTGCCGCAGAGCTGACAGAAGCGATTGATGATGAAACGCTGAAAGCCTGCGTGCTGGAGCGTATCGCACAACGTTTTCCCGGAGGCATTCAATGA
- the sufS gene encoding cysteine desulfurase SufS, with product MSFDLARVRADFPILAREVNGQPLAYLDSAASAQKPLAVINAESHFYQHGYAAVHRGIHTLSAAATTDMENVRAQAARFLNAASPEEIVFVKGTTEGINLVANSWGGSQLQPGDNIIITAMEHHANIVPWQMVAARTGASIRVLPLTTDGELDIAQLASLIDSKTRLLAVTHVSNVLGTVNPVKALVAQAKAAGLVTLVDGAQAVMHQRVDVQDIDCDFYIFSGHKIYGPTGIGILYGRHALLSAMPPWEGGGSMIEHVVLPEGTTYAKAPWSLEAGTPNTGGIIGLGAALAYVEALGLDNIQAREQSLMRYALDKLASVPELKIYGPQARAGVIAFNLGNHHAYDVGSFLDQYGIAIRTGHHCAMPLMQHYGVPAMCRASFAMYNSEEEADRLAAGLTRIHRLLGG from the coding sequence ATGAGTTTTGATCTCGCACGCGTCAGGGCCGATTTCCCGATTCTGGCGCGCGAGGTCAACGGACAGCCGTTGGCCTACCTTGACAGCGCGGCCAGCGCGCAAAAACCGCTGGCGGTAATAAATGCGGAAAGTCATTTTTACCAGCACGGTTATGCGGCGGTGCACCGGGGGATCCATACCCTCAGCGCCGCAGCCACCACGGATATGGAAAACGTGCGCGCCCAGGCGGCGCGTTTTCTAAATGCCGCTTCGCCGGAAGAGATTGTTTTTGTTAAAGGCACCACCGAAGGCATCAATCTGGTGGCTAACAGCTGGGGCGGCAGCCAGCTTCAGCCAGGCGATAATATTATTATCACCGCTATGGAGCATCACGCCAATATCGTGCCGTGGCAGATGGTCGCGGCCCGTACCGGCGCCTCTATCCGCGTGCTGCCGCTGACCACGGACGGCGAGTTGGATATTGCGCAGCTCGCCTCGCTGATTGATAGCAAGACACGCTTGCTGGCAGTGACGCACGTCTCCAATGTGCTGGGCACCGTGAACCCGGTAAAAGCGCTGGTGGCGCAGGCGAAAGCGGCCGGGCTGGTCACGCTGGTGGATGGCGCGCAGGCGGTGATGCATCAGCGGGTGGATGTGCAGGATATCGACTGCGACTTCTATATTTTCTCCGGTCATAAGATTTATGGCCCGACCGGCATCGGTATTCTTTATGGCCGCCATGCGCTCCTGTCAGCGATGCCGCCGTGGGAAGGCGGTGGTTCGATGATTGAGCATGTGGTGCTGCCGGAAGGCACCACCTATGCGAAAGCGCCGTGGAGCCTGGAGGCGGGTACGCCTAATACCGGTGGGATTATCGGTCTGGGCGCCGCGCTGGCGTATGTCGAAGCGCTGGGGCTGGATAACATTCAGGCCCGCGAGCAGTCGCTGATGCGTTACGCGCTGGATAAGCTCGCTTCGGTGCCCGAACTGAAAATTTACGGCCCGCAGGCGCGCGCCGGGGTTATCGCCTTTAATCTGGGCAATCACCACGCCTATGATGTGGGCAGCTTCCTCGATCAATACGGCATCGCTATTCGTACCGGTCACCACTGTGCGATGCCGCTGATGCAGCATTACGGCGTTCCCGCTATGTGTCGCGCATCGTTCGCCATGTATAATAGCGAGGAAGAGGCCGATCGGCTTGCCGCTGGCCTGACACGTATTCACCGCCTGCTGGGGGGCTAA
- the sufE gene encoding cysteine desulfuration protein SufE yields the protein MAILPEKEKLVRNFNRCANWEEKYLYVIELGGKLPELSDSFHQPEYSVSGCQSQVWIVMQQAANDTVELQGDSDAAIVKGLIAIVFSLYQGMTPQQIVEFDVRPWFEQLALTQHLTPSRSQGLEAMIRTIRTRAQALC from the coding sequence ATGGCGATACTGCCAGAAAAAGAGAAGCTGGTGCGCAATTTTAACCGCTGCGCCAACTGGGAAGAGAAATATCTGTATGTGATTGAGCTGGGAGGGAAACTGCCAGAATTGTCTGATTCCTTCCACCAGCCCGAGTACAGCGTTTCCGGCTGTCAGAGCCAGGTCTGGATTGTGATGCAACAGGCGGCAAACGATACCGTTGAGCTGCAGGGCGACAGTGATGCCGCCATCGTTAAAGGCTTGATTGCGATTGTATTTAGTCTTTATCAGGGCATGACGCCACAGCAGATTGTAGAGTTTGATGTGCGTCCCTGGTTTGAACAGCTGGCCTTAACGCAGCACCTCACGCCGTCCCGTTCTCAGGGGCTGGAAGCGATGATCCGTACTATCCGCACCCGCGCGCAGGCGCTTTGCTAA